The DNA region TGAATATCTCACTGTCAAGAGCAGGCCACCTCAATAGGAACTGTTGGCCAAGGCCGATCCTGAGGCCCCACAAACCatgttgccattgctcttggttataTGCCAGCAATAAGACTTTAATGCTGAAGACAAGCTCTTTGGCAACAGGACATGAAAAAACAGCATGGAAGTGAGCCAGAGGTTTCCTTCTTACTCGCTAGCTTTCACAGTGACTGCTGTTCTGCAGGGTACAGAGAGAGACTTTTCACTAACAGTGTTGCTCAGGTGTAGACCCTGTGTGTTACAGTACCAAAAAGCTAGGCAGGCTGTGCTTGTGGTACAACAGTGGCATGACTATCATGGGTAAAACAAGTGTTCTCATTGGATTTAAGGCAACTCTCCGGGGGGAAATTCATGCCTGCTACCATAAGCCAGGACAAAGACCTGTGGCTGGATACATCATAGGCCCCAGCTGCAAAATAACTGCTACTGTTTTAACTGATGGAAGTGATGTATCTGACGAAGTGCCTCATAAACATCTGCATTTATGCACATGGATCGCTGTGACTGTTATCTGCAGTTCGTCCTGGGAGCAAACTTTACAATGATGGTGTGCCTCAGAGATTCATAACCACCAGTGAAACTTCTCATATCAGCATCACCCTTCCAAGACTCaaaaggtaattaaaaaaaaaaaaaaaaggtaggggtGGCAGGAAAGGATGGATTATTGTCCAGCTCTATTCctaggaggaaggagaaaggctgCTCAGACTCAGGAAGCATTCCAGAGTGCCTCCTCAAGGTCATGGACCAGGAAACCACTGCTGATAGAAGAGGCTCTGACCAGCGGGCTTCCCTCCAAGCTGCACGGACCTCTAGGGGTGTAGTCAACACTCAGGCTGGCATGGGTGGATTGCTGATGCGCACGCTTGGGAGTTGCCCGTGGTCCTGTAAGTAGCCCCAATAGAATCACTGCTTTACCAAGCTAGGTTTCGGAAGACCATTTTTGGTTCCCATCTGAGGTAAGTAAATATTATTTCACATCTCCCCAGTTAAAAGTCCCACATGACACTGTTGCTGAAAGCGTGATGGATGATGCCTTTTCCAAACTGTTTATGTtcttagagttttattgagtatgaAAGAACTGAAGAGATCTGTTCTATAcaaatgagaattttatatatataatatagtttttCTCACATGTGAGTTATATCTGAAGACCACTGAAGTGGGTTGGCCtaatgttgtttgtattttaatgttaatttgggGCCCTTAAGATCGGTTGTCTCGGAGACGTGAGAGTGGCTTTGTCTCCAAGTtatttttgattggtaaataaagatgttaaCAGTTAATAGTTGGGTAAAAGGGACATAGGTGGGGTTTTAGGTTTTGTAGGCTTAGGGTCAGAGAGGGACCATGAGGAGGAATAAGAGTGcaggatgaggaaggagaagccGCCATGGGTTAGAAGTCAGAAGAACAtagccctgagggctggccaatgggagttaagagcagcctTATGATTACTTCCTAAGATGAATCATAGTAAGTAGTAATCAATAACTCAGGCTTATAGGTAGGAAAGTAGATTCCAACAATATAGAAAATGgtgtctgcccagctcttgtgttgCTTgaggtttattataaatataaaggttgtatgtACCTATCATCTGGGAACTTAAATAGCAAAGGTGGAACAGAAACCCCGGGGTTAGGATTGAAATACTTTCTTTCGACAACAGAACACTGCGGTGTGTGGCATTTGGCCATACTATTTACATTCCGAGGACTTCCTTCCAGCATGAGTTGTCACTGTCATGTGTAATACCTAAGAGCTCCACCACAATGTCCACATTCATACAGCTTTCTCCAGTATTTTTTTATGAAACTGAAGATGACAAGCATATCTAAAGACCTCATTACAGTGTCTACTTCATAGGGTTTGTGTCTAATAAGAATGATCTCATGTAAGTGCAAGGTTTTCCAACACTGTTTACActgacagcattttttttctccagtatgaattttttCATGTAACAGAAGATAACTAAGAAGTGTAGaggcgccgggcagtggtggcccatgcctttaatcccagcactcgggaggcagaggaaggtggatttctgagttcgaggccagcctggtctacagagtgagttccaggacagccagggctacacagagaaaccctgtctcaaaaaaaaaaaaaaaaaaagtatagaggCTTTAGCATGTTatttacattcatagggtttctctccagcatGGGTCCGTTCATGTCTCTGAAGATGACTGTGCCgtctgaaggctttcccacactgtttacactcatagggcttctctccagtatgaattttttCATGTAACTGAAGATGATAATGACGcctaaaggctttcccacactgttTACACTCATAAGGcttttctccagtatgtattTTTTCATGCAGTGGCAAGGAACCAGGAAAtctaaaggctttcccacactgtttacattcatagggtttctctccagtgtgaattttTTCATGTAATGGCAAGGCACCCGGAAATCTAAAGGTTTTCCCACACtgtttacattcatagggtttctctccagtatgaattctttcatgtaaTCGAAGGTATTTGGGATATCTAAAAGCTTTACCACAATATGTACATTCATAGAGTCTTTCGGTATGAATTATTACATGTCTTTGAAGGGAAGTAGAGGAACTCAAGGCTTTTCCACATATATTACATTCATAAAATTTTCCCGTAGTGGGGCTTCCTCCGTGTGCATAAACAGAGGTCTTTTCACACTCCTTGTATTGATGAGGTGTTTTTCCACTGTGAGCCTTTTGCCTTATTCCTAATGAATTTGGAAAACAGGAAGATCTTAAGCACACCTCACATCCACAAGGCCCATTCCCAGTGTGGGCTTCCGTACACCTTTGAAAGCTGGTGAGAGAGTTCAAGTCATATTGCTTGGCTCCACATTCCTCATGCTCATGTGGTTTATAACAAGGGAGCGATGCAGCATGCTTATCAGAGGAGGAATGATTCGTTGAAGCCTTCTCACATACACTGGATTCATATGGTGTTAGTCCTGGAAAAACTGTCATGCTTGTATGAAGATTTGCTATCCATGTCAGAGTTTCTTCAACCTCATCATCTTCTGTCCTCTCACAGGGGGTCTCTAACATGAAACCTCTGAAAAAGGACAAGGTCATTAGAGATAAGTTCTTTACTACTTACTGCTTATTAGTTTTATGTCATACACTGCTCCCAAAATCAGGCCAAGTGTGTaccttctggcacatctgaacaGTGTGAAGCCAAATAGGTTGATGGTTTTATAGCGTGGCTCCCACAGAACAGTAGTCAGAACATGAGCATTCACTGATAACAAGTTCCTAGAAGCGTTTCCAAGAGAAAACCCTCTGCAAACACTGACCAGTGCTTTTATGTTCCAGCACACATTTTTAGTGCCGTAATATAGGTATAAATTTTCTAACAATGAAATGACTGaaagctgttttttgttttcttaaatgttcATGGGATATTAAAATTCCTTCAATTCCTTTGCTTCAACTTTTGATAGAAATTACCTCATATTTCTCCAGGGATTTTTATAATGATCTTCAACATTCTCCTCTTCCCATCTGTTTCCTATAAGGCATTCCCAGAAATTTTAGGATAAATTATTAGAGATCATTGAAAAAATTAGTTTCTAACTTCAATATTCACAGATATTCACCATATTCTTCCCTTTCAATAGCCCCAATCCTGGAAGAGCATCCATACCAAGAGACACTTCTCCCTAATTTACAGAGTGAAGGTAGGATGATATCCTTACCTATCGCAGCGAGGCTCCTGcaggtctccagcatcacatctctGTACAGACTCTTCTGGGAAGAATCCAGCAAAGCCCACTCGTCCTGGGTGAAGTGCACAGCCACGTCCTCAAAGCTCACCGAGGCCTAAACATTGCACACACTTGATTGACAACAGGTTCGTCCCACTCTGTGGGATGCACACATGCCTTCCATCACACGGAAGTCGTCATGTAAGCACTGAGGGATGCGGAAGGAGCAGCACTGTAGCAGCACTCTCTCATGACTGGGCTCAGGACACAGGATGTGCTGCTGCTCTGCCCTGGTCTTCTGTCTACAATGATTTCTACTTCCTGTCTCACAGTCCTCCCCCTAGGGTCCAAAACAGTGTTAATACTAGCACACAAGAGCTTGCTTGTCCTTAGAAATTCCTCCTCATAACATTTAAAGTTTGATGGCATAAGGGAACTTAGTATTTTGATAGGGTTCATatgaatataaagaataaatcacgggctggcgagatggttcagcggttaagagcactgactactcttctgaaggtcctgagttcaaatcccagcaacgacatggtggctcacaaccacccacaatgagatcagacgttctcttctggtgcgtctgaagacagctacaatgaattacgccagagtgagcggggtgggagagcagccacacacatgatggctcacggccatctgtacaactacagtgtactcatacacacaaaataaataaaataaatctttaaaaaaaaaaagaataaatcactcaggctggagagatggctcagtggttaagagcactgactgctcttccgaaggtcctgagttcaaatcccagcaaccacatagtggctcacaaccatccctaatgagatctgacgctctcttctggtgcatctgaagacagctacagtatacttataataataaataaataaatctttaaaaaaaaagaataaaacactcAACATAAATGATTTATGCAAATACTAGGAAACTTTGTAAACTCCCTTTATCCTTCAGTAAGAACATTGTGGCTCCTGAGTTGAATGAGCTGCTCTAGGGGACGCTCCATGTATAGTATTCCAACAGTTAAATAGGTGAGTGAGACTGAgcggggtggcgcacgcctttaatcctagcactcaagaggcagaagcaggtagatctctatgagttcatagtcagcctggtctacatagtgagtagtgagccagggtctcacagagaaacctacctcaaaaaaataaaagttaagataaattaattttttaaaaaaagatgaaattatcTATAGGCTATTACATAGCAGTTCTCTCAGGCTTGAAACATTCCTTCCTGAATGGAAGCTGAAGCTCAGGAGAGGTGGAAAGTGATTTCACCCCTTTGGGAAAGCAGGAATTTACAAGATTCACAGGCCATTCCCGAGATTTATAGAAGTGGCAAATGACTTCCAGAGAGGAGACCTGTCCAGCTGTAGGGTGGCCTGCAAGCCCTGCACAGTACGTCATGCACAATGCCCCGGGATGCAGCTTTCATGAGTCCTGTGTCGGGTCAGTGTCCACGACTGCTGACCATTCTTCATCCCTGCTCCTCCAGGAAGTTCCTCAGCCATGTGCCTCTAAGTAACCCACAGAGCACTGGCTCACCAAGATGGACACTGGTGGAACTATGACTTTGGATTTTCCTTGGTTCCCTACGTGGGGTGAGCAGAACTTGTGTTATGTTTCTGCAGGAAAGACTCAGACAACATACTTGGCAACAGAACAAGGAGATGACAGATTCCGTGAGTGTGGGAGGAGTGATTTCATGGTCTTGGCAATGGAGAGTAAGGCCTGCAACCGAGGCTGACCAGGCTGAAGGTGAAGGAAATTCTCATAGGGCTGCCCTTCCCTATGTGCTAAATGGTAGGGTGTCTTCTTGCATGTGTCATAGGATAGGTACTATAAGATGGaacccctggggctggagagatggctcagcagttaagagcaccgactgttcttccagaggtcctgagttcaaatcccagcaaccacatggtggctcacagccacctgtaataagatctgatgccctcttctggtgaagacagctacagtgtcctcgtataaataaataaataaataaataaataaataaataaataaataaggtggatTCCCTGAAGAAATGTCTGGAGGGTGGGGTAGAACTTTACTGTCAGTCTTCTGCTATGTGGTAGGAAGTGGCATGCTTGCATCATGATTGGGGTCTGCTATGTGAACgctctctgggaagagttggctGTCTAGAGCCAATACTGCAGGTCCTCCAGAGCACCATGTAAGAGCAGATTACCAGCAAGCTGCCAGGGAACTGCCTGAATACTGCTTTGTGTAGTAAGAAATGtgttagctgggcagtagtggcacacgcctttaatcccagcacttgggaggcagaggcaggcggatttctgagtctgaggccagcctggtctacagagtgagttccaggacagccagagctatacagagaaaccctgtctcaaaaaaaaaaacaaaaacaaaaaaagaaatgtgtctgCGGCTGAGATGGCTGTTGGAGGAGGGATTCTATCATGGAACAGACATGTTTGCTAGCTTTGCTTAGCCTCTGGTTTGGAAAAGCAAGCAGGAAAGATGGAGAATATGCACTGGCCGACACCTCTTAAAGGCAGCAAGGTGTGAGGGAAAAGCATGCAAGTTAGATCTAGGCTTAAAAGCTCTTTCTGATACCCAAACCTTAGAACTCAGGAGACGAGTTAGACAgtaaagagaaaacatgcaagaGAATGTGGTAATGAGAGCATTCAGAATGAGAGTGGTGCTACAGGGTGCCCAGCTCCGGGCAAGGTGGGACTGAGTTCACTGGAGAGCTAAGAAAGATGCTAATTCAGAAACGACCCTGAGTGTGGTGTAGAGTTTTAGTGGCTCTGCTGAGCTACTTAGAGGGACTTGATACTTAGGATGCAGGAAAAGCACTGAAGGGCTTCAGAGATGGACTAAAGTGGATCTGTAAAGTAATAAAGCCATGTAAAGGAACTGAAAGGAGGACAAAGCAAAGAACATGGGCTACCCACATCACCTGAGGTAAATGAGGCAAGATGTGTAGAGCCAGAGTTCTTAAAGAAAAGTGGACAGAAAGCCAAGTGCTAAGCTAGTGAACTAAAAGGCTGTAAAGTTTTAAGAATGGTTcaggcacgcctttaatcccagcacttgggaggcagaggcaggtggatttctgagtttgaggacagcctggaatgGAAAAAACTAAGTTGGTTCCACGGCTGTTAAGTGTGGAAACTGCTCACCTTCCAGAGGTTCACAGAAGCCAGGCaggactgagagagagacagtggaCGTAGCTGTGTCTATCAGAGACACAAGAGGCATAGCCCGGCAGGTGGCCCTTGGGTAAGCCAATCAGCTTGAGCCAGCCATACCAAGCTCATGGGGGTTAGGAAAGGCATGAAGGCCAGATGAAGATGCTACAACTGGAAAGAGAACGGGATGGGGGAAGACACTgagattaaaaaattaagagtcggggctggagagatggctcagcggttaagagcaccgactgttcttccagaggtcctgagttcaaatcctagcaaccacatggtggctcacaaccatctgtaatgagatctgatgccctcttctggtgtgtctgaagacagctacagtgtacttaacatataataataaaataataataataaataacaataatgataaaaaaatctttaaaaaaaaaattaagagtccTGGGTAGAAacagccagaggatcagggagttgtGAGACTGGGTCTCCTAGGAATATCTCACCAACTCATAAAGTCTatccaaacatgagctgaacaaagacaacacCAATGGACATGAAAAGTGGGGAGAGACAAGCCCATAGTGCCTCAATCTTACACAAAGGACTATAGGTAACTAAGGAaatctgggggcggggggggatgCTCTTCCCCAGGGAGGAGCACACCGATTGCTTGCCCAATGCCaaacagtcagccctgaaaacacacacacagataacagTCCACAGACCGAGCAGGTTATATCTAGGAATATATATGTTACATGCATGCAGTAACAATGAATGAAataagaagaggccatgaatatGAAGGAGAACAGGGAGGATTATGGGAAAAAgtttgaaggaaggaaagtgaagggagaaatgtttaattgtattataatctcaaaataaaattttaaaagtaatacataaaatacaagtgttttcaaatagaaaatttcaaagaccaacaaaaactcaaggaaataataagaaaacttCTGGAATACAAGATTAACACAAGAagtccagccaggcggtggtggcacat from Mastomys coucha isolate ucsf_1 unplaced genomic scaffold, UCSF_Mcou_1 pScaffold22, whole genome shotgun sequence includes:
- the Znf101 gene encoding zinc finger protein 101 isoform X2, which encodes MDKYQWWDKAYHIKNVASVSFEDVAVHFTQDEWALLDSSQKSLYRDVMLETCRSLAAIGNRWEEENVEDHYKNPWRNMRGFMLETPCERTEDDEVEETLTWIANLHTSMTVFPGLTPYESSVCEKASTNHSSSDKHAASLPCYKPHEHEECGAKQYDLNSLTSFQRCTEAHTGNGPCGCEVCLRSSCFPNSLGIRQKAHSGKTPHQYKECEKTSVYAHGGSPTTGKFYECNICGKALSSSTSLQRHVIIHTERLYECTYCGKAFRYPKYLRLHERIHTGEKPYECKQCGKTFRFPGALPLHEKIHTGEKPYECKQCGKAFRFPGSLPLHEKIHTGEKPYECKQCGKAFRRHYHLQLHEKIHTGEKPYECKQCGKAFRRHSHLQRHERTHAGEKPYECK
- the Znf101 gene encoding zinc finger protein 101 isoform X1, which codes for MMWFRLQRQEGIHAGHNFYRCKQCVASVSFEDVAVHFTQDEWALLDSSQKSLYRDVMLETCRSLAAIGNRWEEENVEDHYKNPWRNMRGFMLETPCERTEDDEVEETLTWIANLHTSMTVFPGLTPYESSVCEKASTNHSSSDKHAASLPCYKPHEHEECGAKQYDLNSLTSFQRCTEAHTGNGPCGCEVCLRSSCFPNSLGIRQKAHSGKTPHQYKECEKTSVYAHGGSPTTGKFYECNICGKALSSSTSLQRHVIIHTERLYECTYCGKAFRYPKYLRLHERIHTGEKPYECKQCGKTFRFPGALPLHEKIHTGEKPYECKQCGKAFRFPGSLPLHEKIHTGEKPYECKQCGKAFRRHYHLQLHEKIHTGEKPYECKQCGKAFRRHSHLQRHERTHAGEKPYECK
- the Znf101 gene encoding zinc finger protein 101 isoform X3, which encodes MASVSFEDVAVHFTQDEWALLDSSQKSLYRDVMLETCRSLAAIGNRWEEENVEDHYKNPWRNMRGFMLETPCERTEDDEVEETLTWIANLHTSMTVFPGLTPYESSVCEKASTNHSSSDKHAASLPCYKPHEHEECGAKQYDLNSLTSFQRCTEAHTGNGPCGCEVCLRSSCFPNSLGIRQKAHSGKTPHQYKECEKTSVYAHGGSPTTGKFYECNICGKALSSSTSLQRHVIIHTERLYECTYCGKAFRYPKYLRLHERIHTGEKPYECKQCGKTFRFPGALPLHEKIHTGEKPYECKQCGKAFRFPGSLPLHEKIHTGEKPYECKQCGKAFRRHYHLQLHEKIHTGEKPYECKQCGKAFRRHSHLQRHERTHAGEKPYECK
- the Znf101 gene encoding zinc finger protein 101 isoform X4, which encodes MLETCRSLAAIGNRWEEENVEDHYKNPWRNMRGFMLETPCERTEDDEVEETLTWIANLHTSMTVFPGLTPYESSVCEKASTNHSSSDKHAASLPCYKPHEHEECGAKQYDLNSLTSFQRCTEAHTGNGPCGCEVCLRSSCFPNSLGIRQKAHSGKTPHQYKECEKTSVYAHGGSPTTGKFYECNICGKALSSSTSLQRHVIIHTERLYECTYCGKAFRYPKYLRLHERIHTGEKPYECKQCGKTFRFPGALPLHEKIHTGEKPYECKQCGKAFRFPGSLPLHEKIHTGEKPYECKQCGKAFRRHYHLQLHEKIHTGEKPYECKQCGKAFRRHSHLQRHERTHAGEKPYECK